One window of Quercus robur chromosome 5, dhQueRobu3.1, whole genome shotgun sequence genomic DNA carries:
- the LOC126725771 gene encoding uncharacterized protein LOC126725771, whose amino-acid sequence MRRRSGLCYPRVVEDKNMRVVKRRRDFAAEQVGYRKRSRNSSDIAGKRDLFDSLPDDLVISILRKVNPSDSANILLTCKRLNGLVPIVDWRSQLKPDSRQRIVNKITETLKRHLPFSGQEGLHELRKVAIRFEKKTYTAATSVSDYLRKISLKMLTMETKSQNPIGNA is encoded by the exons ATGAGAAGAAGGAGTGGGCTTTGTTACCCTAGAGTTGTTGAAGACAAGAATATGAGAGTTGTGAAGCGAAGGAGGGATTTCGCCGCCGAACAAGTTGGTTACCGGAAAAGAAGCCGGAATTCTTCTGATATCGCTGGAAAGCGTGACTTGTTCGATTCCTTGCCGGACGATCTCGTCATTTCCATTCTCCGCAAAGTGAACCCCTCCGATTCCGCCAACATTCTCCTCAC GTGCAAGAGGTTAAACGGTTTAGTACCGATTGTTGATTGGCGGAGCCAATTAAAGCCTGATTCTCGTCAAAGAATCGTCAACAAGAT AACGGAAACTTTGAAGAGGCATCTCCCTTTTTCTGGCCAAGAGGGATTACATGAACTCAGGAAAGTTGCTATAAGGTTTGAGAAAAAGACTTATACTGCTGCCACAAGCGTGTCAGATTATCTACGAAAAATATCTCTGAAAATGCTTACAATGGAAACTAAGTCTCAGAATCCTATAGGCAATGCTTAA
- the LOC126725773 gene encoding mediator of RNA polymerase II transcription subunit 15a-like, protein MDNNNWRPSPSQGPVVGGVGAPGGGVGAPGGGGGEAAMDFLDWRSQIQPDSRRRIVNKIMETLKRHLPVSGQEGLHELRKIAIKFEEKIYTAATSQSDYLRKISLKLLTMETKSQNPVGNALPSNSAGNSNN, encoded by the exons ATGGATAACAATAATTGGAGGCCAAGTCCATCTCAAGGTCCTGTTGTAGGCGGCGTTGGAGCTCCTGGAGGCGGCGTTGGAGCTCCTGGAGGCGGCGGTGGAGAAGCTGCCATGGATTTTCTTGATTGGCGGAGCCAAATACAGCCGGATTCTCGTCGAAGAATCGTCAACAAGAT AATGGAAACTTTGAAGAGGCATCTCCCTGTTTCTGGCCAAGAGGGATTACATGAACTTAGGAAAATTGCTATAAAGTTTGAGGAAAAGATTTATActgctgccacaagccagtcaGATTATCTACGAAAAATATCTCTGAAACTGCTTACAATGGAAACTAAGTCTCAGAATCCTGTAGGCAATGCTTTGCCATCCAACTCTGCTGGCAATAGTAATAATTAG
- the LOC126725774 gene encoding uncharacterized protein LOC126725774 has protein sequence MGRNTNYVRNMLLNDSDSDDDFEIIALLALEEERLEKERASTSRRGSVPGRRCIQRDHEQGHQRLFQDYFAESPVYPPNIFRRRFRMSRSLFLRIKSNLEEKDEYFVQKRNATGLLGLSSLQKMTAALRMLAYGVAADFTDEYVRIGESTAIESLKKFVEAIVDIYSTEYLRSPNSNDIARLLRVGERRGFPGMLGSIDCMHWKWKNCPSGWKGQYTGHSREPTIILEAVASYDLWIWHAFFGLPGSHNDINVLDRSFIFTNLAQGRAPSVNYSINGHDYTMGYYLADGIYPSWSTFVKTISVPLGRKNSLFATTQESTRKDVERAFGVLQARFAIIRGPARLWKTEALDYIMKACIILHNMIIEDERDTNGAEDFDYEQLPESIPTTVSHEPAEEFSQFTAFIAAHEKIRDTETHFQLQLDLIEHLWQRYSDSM, from the coding sequence ATGGGTCGTAATACAAATTATGTACGTAATATGCTTCTAAATGACTCTGATTCCGATGATGATTTTGAGATAATTGCGCTTCTTGCATTGGAAGAAGAAAgattagaaaaagaaagggcATCAACATCACGTCGTGGTTCTGTTCCAGGCCGTAGGTGTATCCAACGTGATCATGAGCAAGGCCACCAAAGACTTTTTCAAGACTATTTTGCAGAATCACCAGTATATCCTCCTAACATATTTCGGAGGAGGTTTCGAATGAgtcgttctctttttttacGTATTAAGTCTAATctagaagagaaagatgaatattttgttcaaaaaagaaatgctaCCGGATTGCTTGGTTTGTCTTCCCTTCAGAAGATGACTGCCGCACTAAGGATGCTTGCGTATGGAGTAGCGGCAGATTTTACAGATGAATATGTGAGAATTGGAGAAAGCACTGCAATAGAGAGTctcaaaaaatttgttgaagccaTAGTCGATATTTATTCTACAGAGTACTTGAGGTCTCCAAATAGCAATGACATTGCTAGGTTGCTAAGAGTTGGTGAAAGGCGTGGATTTCCAGGGATGCTAGGAAGCATTGATTGCATGCACTGGAAATGGAAGAATTGCCCATCGGGGTGGAAAGGTCAGTATACTGGTCATAGTCGTGAGCCAACAATTATTTTGGAAGCAGTAGCATCATATGATCTTTGGATATGGCATGCATTTTTTGGGTTACCTGGGTCTCATAATGACATCAACGTGCTAGACCGTTCTTTTATATTTACCAACCTTGCTCAAGGTCGTGCACCTTCGGTGAATTACTCAATCAATGGACATGATTATACAATGGGATATTATCTTGCTGATGGTATATATCCTTCATGGTCCACTTTTGTAAAGACAATCTCCGTTCCACTGGGTAGAAAGAATAGTCTTTTTGCTACAACTCAGGAGTCAACAAGGAAGGATGTAGAGCGTGCGTTTGGAGTACTTCAAGCACGATTTGCAATCATTCGTGGGCCTGCACGTCTTTGGAAAACAGAGGCTCTTGATTACATTATGAAGGCATGCATAATATTGCATAACATGATAATTGAAGATGAACGTGATACTAATGGAGCAGAAGACtttgattatgaacaattgccTGAAAGCATCCCTACAACAGTGTCCCATGAGCCTGCAGAAGAATTTAGTCAATTTACGGCATTCATTGCAGCCCATGAAAAAATTAGAGATACAGAAACTCATTTTCAACTCCAATTGGATCTCATTGAGCACTTGTGGCAACGATATAGTGATTCgatgtaa